A segment of the Prevotella sp. HUN102 genome:
ACATCTCGTAGCTTATGAGAACCAGATCAGCAAGATAGATTTCAGTCTTCCGAAACTGATGTTCCTCACTATCCACCAGAATAAAATTACCGAAGCCGACTTCAGCAAGATGCCTATGCTCTTCCGTTGCTATATGAGCAACAACCTTTTGAAGAAAGCCGACTTCAGCAACAATAAGGTTATCGCACAAATAGAAATGTCGGAAATGCCGAATCTCGAACTCATCGACCTGAAAAACGGCGAATTTTCGGATAATGCCGAATACGAAATGCTGTATAACAACGTCAAGTTGAAGAAGATACGCGTAGACAGCGGCGCAGAAGAAACCTATGTGAAGGGCTTAGTAAAGAATTTCCCGGACATTGAAGTGGTAACAGAGTAGGAGAAATAAGGCAGATAAGTGTGAATGATAAAGAAACCTTCTCATAAATTTGGTGATTTCTTTACTTATTCTATTATCAACTTATTCCAAACCTGGCTATAAACAAAAAAGCGATGTGCGTTTATGAATATACGCACATCGCTTTTTCTTATCACTTATGTTGCACTCTTCTTCAGAAAAACCTGTATGGAAGAATGTCTTTAATCGAGCAGAGTGGACGCACGCACACGGCTCAGCGTCTCGGGTGTCATCTGCAAATAACTTGCAATATACACCAATGGGGCACGGAGAATAACCTGTGGGTTCAGCTTGCACATCTTCTTGTATCTGTCCTGAGCCGTCTCGAAACGCACGAGGTCGGCGTGTATCTGGGAAATAATCAGGCTCTCTTCCAATATCTTACGATACAGAATCTGAATATTCACGTTGTGCAAAGCCACTTGCTCCAATCTATGTTTCGGCAAAGCATATACCAAAGTCGGTTCCAACGCTTCCACTTGGAGCTTTGTCGGCTCTTCGCGGAACAGACTCTCGATACACATAAAGATGGTACGGTCTTCTCCCAGATGTTCGGTAATCTGCTTGCCGTTCTTGAAATAGAACTGGCGAATCAGTCCACGCTCAATGTAATAGATACTGTTGCAAACTTCGCCTTCCTTCAGAATCATCTCGCCTTTCGCATACTTGCGTGGGACAAGAATACTTTCCAACACGTCAAGCTCATCGTGAGTCATTGTGCTGTACTTCCTCGCCAACTCACGCGCTATATCTCTGGTTTCGATGGTTTCTTTCATTATGTTATTTCTCCTAAATGGTTTCTAATCCAACTTCAATACGGCCAAGAACGCTTTCTGCGGCACCTGTACATTGCCCACCTGCTTCATACGTTTCTTACCTTTCTTCTGTTTTTCCAAGAGCTTTCGCTTTCTGCTCACGTCACCACCATAACACTTAGCCGTTACGTCCTTGCGCACCTGCTTGATGGTTTCGCGCGCCACAATCTTCCCTCCGATGGCTGCCTGAATGGCAATATCAAACTGCTGGCGAGGAATCAGTTCCTTTAATTTCTCGCACATTCTGCGTCCGAAGGCTACGGCGTTGCTGTCGTGAGTCAGCGTAGATAGTGCGTCCACAGGCTCTCCATTCAGCAATATGTCCAGTTTTGCCAGTTTCGACGGACGGAACGAGTCTATATGATAATCGAATGAAGCATATCCCTTGGAAATACTCTTCAGTTTATCGTAGAAATCTATCACGATTTCGCCCAACGGAATCATAAAAATCAGTTCCAGACGGTTGCCGCTCACGTAGTTCTGACTGACGAGTTCGCCTCGTTTGTCCAGACAGAGCGTCATAATCGGACCGATATAATCAGCCGAAGTAATGATGGATGCCTTGATATACGGCTCTTCAATATGCTCAATCATCGTAGGTTCAGGCAGCCCCGATGGGTTATGCACCTCGCGGATCTCGCCCAACTTGTCGTAAACCATATAGCTTACGTTCGGAACGGTCGTAATCACATCCATATTGAACTCACGGTCCAGACGTTCCTGAATGATTTCCATGTGCAGAAGTCCGAGGAATCCGCATCGGAAACCGAATCCCAGAGCCTGAGAACTTTCAGGAGAGAATGTCAGCGAGGCATCGTTCAACTGTAATTTCTCCAAGGATGCACGCAGGTTTTCGTAATCACTCGGATCAACCGGATATACGCCGGCAAACACCATAGGCTTAACCACTTGAAAACCTTCGATGGCACTTTCGCAAGGACGATCAATATGCGTTACGGTATCGCCCACTTTCACTTCACGTGCGTTCTTAATGCCCGATATTATATATCCTACCTCGCCCGTACTCAGCTCTTTCGTAGGCTTCATATCCATCTTCAGCACGCCCACTTCGTCGGCATCGTATTCCATTCCCGTCTGAACGAACTTCACTTTGTCGCCTTTCTTTATCGTTCCGTTCGTTACCTTGCAGAGCGTGATAATGCCGCGGAAGGAATTGAAAATGGAATCGAAAATCAATGCCTGCAACGGCGCGTTCTTGTCGCCCACAGGTGCAGGCACACGCTTGATGATTGCATCCAGAATGGCAGGTACACCTTCTCCGGTCTTGCCACTGGCACGAATGATGTCCTCTCGTTCGCAGCCAATGAGGTCGATGATTTCGTCCTCAACTTCCTCCGGCATAGCGTTAGGCATATCAATCTTGTTGATTACCGGAATAATCTCGAGATTGTTATCAATGGCCATATACAGGTTGGAAATGGTCTGTGCCTGAACGCCTTGCGTGGAATCGACTATGAGCAGCGCACCCTCGCACGCCGCAATACTTCGCGAAACCTCATAGGAAAAGTCTACGTGTCCCGGAGTGTCAATCAGGTTGAGCACGTACTTCGTTCCCTCTTGTTCGTACTCCATCTGAATGGCGTGACTCTTGATTGTGATTCCTCTCTCACGTTCCAAATCCATATCATCAAGCATCTGACCACTCGTTACCTGAATAGTTTTCGTAAACTCCAAGAGACGGTCGGCTAATGTGGATTTTCCGTGATCAATATGCGCAATGATACAGAAATTTCTTATATGATCCATTGAAATATTATTCTTTTATCAGGCAAAATTACGAATAAAAAGCGAAATATACGAAAGAACAATTCATAAAATACTACATTTTTTCTATCTTTGCATTCTGATTATTCGGATGATTTCATTTGGAAAGCAACTCCGATTCATCTTCACAACAATTCCAATAAAACGTTTTATAGTGATGAAAAAGTTTTTTGTTTTCTGCATTGCAGCCTTATCGCTCGCCGGATGCCACGACAGCTTGGAAGAACGTGCCAAAAAAGACACGGAAATGTACACGCTCAAGAAGTGTCCTACGCCGATTATCTACAATGAACGCACCGACAGTATCGTTTTTGAGCCCGACACCCGAACGCTGCACTATCATCTTTCACTGTTCAATGAAGCTGACGATGATGCCGTCATAGCCTTGGTAAAGGATAAAAAGACTGCAAATCTGCTTGAAATCCTGAAGAATGATATGCAGAGAAAGGCCTATAAGGACGAAGGATTCAATTTCAGATACACCTACGTATCGGGCAAGAATCCGAAGAAGGTCTACATAGACGTAATTTTCAAGAAAGGAGATTATTAAGATTATCTGCCGGAAGAAACGGCAAAACCAGATAATAGAACAAAAAGAACATTGTCTTACAATATTCAAACGGAGTGTTCCAATATTCATTTGAATACCGGAACACTCCGTTCTCCTTATATTATTAAGTCAATATTATTCAGCTTTATCAGCCGGTTTCATATTGGTATATACATTCTGCACGTCGTCGAAGTCTTCGAGCTTGTCAATCATCTTCTCAATCGTCTCACGTTCTTCATCGCTAACTTCCTTCAAATCGTTAGGAATGCGTGTGAACTCTGCCGATGTGATTTCAAAACCGTTGTCTTCCAAGTGCTTCTGAATCTCACCGAAACTTGTCGGTTCGCCGTAGATGGTGATTTCTCCCTCTTCTTCGTCGAGGTCGAACTCATCTTCCACTCCGTAATCAATCAAATCGAGAATCAATTCATCCATATCCAGTCCTTCCTTCGCCTTGAAACTGAACACAGACTTGTGGTCGAAGAGGAACGAAAGTGAACCCTGCGTACCGAGTGTGCCATTGAACTTGTTGAATACCGAACGGACATCACCCACGGTGCGTGTGGTATTGTCGGTCAAGGTATCCACGAAGATGGCAATTCCGTGAGGTCCGTATCCTTCATACGGCACTTCCTTGTAGTCGCTTGTATCCTTACCCATAGCGTTCTTGATGGCACGCTGGATATTGTCCTTTGGCATATTCTCGCGCTTACAAGTTGCGATAATCGCACGCAAGCGTGGGTTTGTTTCCGGTTCAGGGCCACCAGCCTTTACGGCGATAGCGATTTCCTTACCCAATTTTGTGAAAGTACGAGCCATGTGGCCCCATCTCTTCAGCTTAGCAGCTTTACGATATTCAAATGCTCTTCCCATTGGAATTGTTCATTTAGCGGAGTTCTGCTCCGAGTTTATTTGTTAAATTTTTAATTAATTTCTGCATAATGGCGTCGATAGCCTTGTCGTTCAGGGTCTTGCTCTCGTCCTGAAGAATGAAGTTCACGGCATAGCTCTTCTTACCTTCAGGCAGATTCTTGCCCTCGTAAACGTCGAAAAGCTCCACCTTCTTCAGCAGTTTCTTCTCGCTCTCACGTGCAATCTGCTCTATCTGTGCAAATTCCACATTGGAATCGAGCAGCAATGCGAGGTCGCGGCTGACGCTTGGATACTTGGATATCTCTTCAAACTGAAGATTGTTCTTGCGAACGGCCTTCATCAAGCCCGTCCAGTTCAGCTCAGCATAGTAAACCGGCTGTGCAATATCCATCTTCTTGAGCAGTTTATGGCTCAAGATACCCATCTCGACAACCACCTTTCCGGCACGGGTCTTCAGTGCCAAAGCCTTGTCGAAGATGTTATTATCAGATGATTCTGCAACTATCATTCCCTGTGCCACACCGATACGGCGGAGAATATTCTCCACGTGAGCCTTCAGTTCATAGAAAGTGCTGTCTTCGTTGGCGTGCGCCCAAGAGCCTTCAACACGCTTGCCGGTTACCCAAAGTCCCAAGTGGTAAGTCTGATTGTAGGCCTTGATAGGACTTTCCTCGCTCCACTTCTCCTGTTCGTACTTATAGGTGTTGCCCATCTCAAAGAACTTCAGGTTCTGTGCCTTGCGGTTCACATTTCTCCTGATGCTCTCCAGACCACCGAAGAGCAATGTCTGGCGCATAACGCCCAAATCGCTCGACAACGGATTCATCAGTTTTACGGTCTGTTCCCAAGGATAAGCGTTCAGCTCCGTCCCTTCATAGTAAGACGATGCCGTGAGCGAATTGTTCAGAATCTCGTTGAAACCTGCGCCAACAAGCTGCTCGCTGATGATATCTTCCTTATGATGGTTCTTGTCTGCTTCTTCAGCAATGGTGAGAGACGACTTCAAGGTAGTCGGAATCTCCACATTATTATATCCATAGATACGCAGAATATCCTCCACAACATCACACGCACGCTGAACATCCACACGATAGGGAGGAACGATGAGGTCGAGCCCTTCGGCATCTTCCTTCACTATTTCCATTTCAAGACTCTGTGCAATGCTCTTGATGGTTTCGGCACCGAGCTGCTTACCAATCAAACGATCGGCATATTCATAGTTCAGACGAACGGGGAAGCCTTCCATCTTCGTGGGATATTCGTCACGGATTTCCATACTTACCTTCGCACCGGCCAATTCCTTACAAAGGATTGCAGCCTGCTTCAGGGCGTAGATAGTGCCGTTAGGGTCGATACCACGCTCGAAACGGAAGCTGGCATCGGTGGACAAACCGTGGCGGCGGGCACTCTTGCGAATCCACGTGGGATGGAAATAAGCACTCTCCAAAATCACGTCCTTCGTATTTTCGTAAGTGCCGCTGCCCTTTCCACCGAACACACCTGCGATACACATCGGTTCTTCGGCGTTGCAGATAGCCAGGTCGTGCTCTCCGAGCGTGTGTTCCTCGCCATCGAGCGTAACGAACTTCTTACCTTCGTTCTTGTCTTTCACGATAATCTGTCTGCCTGTTACCATATCTGCATCGAAGCAGTGCATCGGCTGTCCGTAGGCCATCATCACGTAGTTCGTAATATCCACAATATTGTTGATAGGACGAACGCCGATAATATTCAACTTATCCTTCAACCACTTCGGACTTTCCTTTACCTCACAGCCGGTTACGCTCAAGCAGGCATAACGACGGCACGCTTCTGCATTCTCTATCTTAACATCAATTTCAAGATCGTGATTATCTACAACAAACTTATCGCAATCCGGGCGGTGCAATGAAGTTTCATAGCCATTCTGTTTCAGCCACGCATAGAGGTCGCGGGCTACTCCATAGTGGCTCAAAGCGTCGGCACGGTTGGCAGTTATGTCTATTTCCAAGAGCCAGTCGCTGTCCAACTGATAGTATTCGGCTGCCGGCATACCCACCTGAGCATCTTCCGGCAAAACGATGATACCGTCGTGGCTCGTGCCCACACCGATTTCGTCCTCGGCACAAATCATACCCAAGCTCTCAACGCCTCTGAGTTTGCTCTTCTTGATTGTGAAGCTCTCTTCGCCGTCGTAAAGCACGCAGCCCAAATCTGCCACGATTACCTTCTGCCCGGCTGCCACATTGGCCGCGCCGCAAACAATCTGCTGCGGCTCGCCTTTGCCCAAATCAACGGTGGTAACGTGAAGATGGTCTGAGTTCGGGTGCATCTCGCAGGTAAGCACCTTTCCCACGAAAAGCCCCTTGAGTCCACCACGAATCGTTTCCACTTCCTCCACGCTTCCGACTTCAAGTCCTGTGGATGTCAGCGCAGCCGCCAAATCCTGTGGAGTGAGGTCGAAATCCACGTATTCCTTAAGCCATTTGTATGAAATATTCATTTATCTTGATATTTTATTTATTTCAAATTTATGAGAGTTTACTATAAAGTAACGTGCAAAATTAATAAATTTTATCGATATGCCCAAATCTTAATCTACCTAATTAATACAGGCAGATGCAATTATAGGTTCGTTGGATTTGCATCCGTTTTCCAACTGTCTTTCCTACCGGCGAAGAATCCTTGATGGGCTTAGCAAAACCTTTCATCTGCCGCCTGCTTTCGGAATAAGTCTATTGGACAATGAATCTATAAGTTTAATAATTCAGGGATAAATACATTGATAATCAAATTGTTTAACCATTTCTTTTCAATTCTTCTCGAAGCTCAGTCGTAATCTTCTCGCCCGTATATTCGTCTGTTGCCATATTATAATGAAATCCGATTTATCAACAAATCGGATGGGATTCTGCATCAGCCGTTCAGCAGAACAATTATCACGCTCGAGAAAGAGAAACAAACACGTTTTGCAAGTATGCGAAGAATGCACTGCAATATTCGCAAAAACGCAACGCAAACGTGCGAAGATTGCAGCGCATTCTTCGCACGTTTGAAACCAAGGAATATAACCATTGATTATCAATCACTTACAAAACCAACAACAACCACGGCACAGTTTCATTCCAAACTTATGTATGAAAAAATCCGACGAACCGGAAACCTCTGCCTCGTTCTGCATCTGTCTGTTTTCTCTTACTGCCTGATTTTCATATATTTTCTGCAAACTCATCATCAGATTTCATAAATTTGATTCTATCGGAAAATTATAAATATTTTCACATTAGGCAAAGACTTTTAGCAAATATCATTTTTTTATTTTATCTTTGCAACATATTTATATAGACAAAAGACTATTAACAGATAAAAATCAAGCAGAAAGAATATGAGACTTACAGGACGCAGACAAAGCAGCAACGTTGAGGACAGACGTGGAATGAGCACCGGTGCGAAAGCTGGCATCGGAGGAATTGGCGGTATCATCCTCATTGCAGTGATGACGCTTCTCGGTGGTGGCAACATCGGCGACGTAGTTACACAGGTGGTTCAGCAGCAGATGCAGGGACAAGTACAGGAAAAGACCAACGGCAAAACCGAATTTACGACTGAAGAACAGGAACTTGCCGAATTTTCAAAGACTATTCTTGCAGGCACGGAAGACGTGTGGGTGCAGCAGTTTCAGGAGAACGGAATGCAGTATCAGTTCCCTACCCTCGTGCTCTTCACGGGTGCTGTGAATACGGCTTGTGGAAATGGGTCGGCAGCAATGGGTCCGTTCTATTGCAGCGGCGACCAAAAGCTCTACATCGACCTCAGTTTCTTCTCAAGTATGAGAAAGCAGCTCAACATTGAGGCCAAGGGCGACCTCGACTTTGCCTACGCCTACGTGATTGCGCACGAGGTAGGCCACCACGTGGAGTATCTCCGCGGAATTCTCGGAAAAGCACACGCAAAGATGGCTCGCTTGGATAAGACAGAAGCAAACAAAATCAGCGTCAAGCTCGAGTTGCTCGCAGACTACTACGCAGGCTGTTGGGCACACTACGACAACGAGAAATACCAGAGTCTTTCGGACGGCGATCTCGAAGAAGCCATCGACTGCGCCGAAAAGATTGGCGACAATTACTTGCAGGAAAAAGCACAAGGCTACTCGCAGCCCGAAAGTTTCACGCACGGTACGTCTGAACAGCGTATGTACTGGCTGAAGAAGGGCATTGAAACGGGCAACTGGAACACTACGACCTTCGCTCCGGGCGAATTGGACTAAGGAGCATTCCATCCTCAAACCTGTTCTTTCGCCATCTTATGCCTATGGCTTCGGGCTGATTGCTAAGGCATACGCCAGATTGAACACCATAGAAAAAGACCATATCTCGTCCTTTGGGAACAGAGATATGGTCTTTTTGGTATGTCAATATCTTAGAACGGAGGGCGTTCCGTGCCGGGAGGAGGCAACGGTCCGTCGTCGAAACCGGGTGGAGGAGGCAGTATGTCGGGGCCGTTCATCTTACTTCCGACAATCTCGCCTCCCATATCAAACGGACTGGGAAGCCCTGAATCATCTGGATTTGCAAACCTTGTGAACTCTCCTCTAAAGTTCAACAGCACGTCGCCGGTTGCACCTTTACGGTGTTTCGCAATGATAATCTGCGCCATACCGCGAAGGTCGTTGCCCTTTTCATCCTGATAGATGTGATAATACTCCGGACGATGCACGAAGAGAACCATATCGGCATCCTGCTCAATGGCTCCGGATTCGCGCAAATCGCTCAACTGCGGCCGCTTTCCCTCGATGCCGTCGCGCTGCTCAACGGTACGATTCAACTGCGAAAGTGCCAGAACGGGGATGTTCAGTTCCTTTGCCAATCCCTTCAGCGAACGGCTGATGGTGGACACTTCTTCCTGTCGGCTGCTGAATCGCATACCGTTTGCGTTCATCAACTGGAGGTAGTCAATCATCAGCACCTTGATTCCGTGCTCCCTTACCAGTCGTCTGGCTTTCGTTCGTAACTCGAACACCGACAATCCGGGCGTGTCGTCCACGTAAACGGGTGCTCCGTCCATCTTACGGATGTTCGTATCGAAACGTTCCCATTCGTCGGGTGTGAGCTGACCGTTCAGAATCTTGCTGCCGGGAATGGAACAAACGTTGGAAATCAAACGATTGACCAACTGCACGTTGTTCATTTCAAGAGAGAAGAATGCAATCGGCGTCTGATAGTCTATCGCAATGTTCTTGACCAAACTCAAGGCAAACGAGGTCTTACCCATCGCCGGGCGGCCGGCAATAATCACCAAGTCGGAAGGCTGCCAACCGGCAGTTATCTCGTCGAGTTTGTAATATCCGGTCGGAACACCGGTCAGTCCTCCGTCGTTCTGCGATGCCTTGAGGAGAATCTCGTGCGCCTGCTTCACCACGGTGTCTATCTGAACGTAGTCTTGCGCCATATTCTTCTGCGAAAGCTCGAACAGGCTTCCTTCGGCGCGCTGCATCAGCTCATCGACATCGACCGTCTCGTCGAACGCATCTGTTTCAATCATTGAGGCAAAGTGTATCAACTGGCGCGCCAGAGACTTTTGCGCAAGGATTCGCGCGTGGTATTCTATGTTGGCAGATGATGCCACCTGCGAAGTGAGTTCGGCAATATAAGCCGGCCCGCCTACGTCGGCGAGCGTTGCCTTACGCCTCAACTCCTCCGTAACGGTCATCATATCCACAGGGTTTTCCTGAAAATTCAGCGACTGGATGGCTTCATAGACTTTCTGATGGCGAGGTTCGTAGAACGTTTCAGGGCGCAATATCTCTGAAACAACGGTAAATGCGTCCTTATCGACCATCAATGCGCCCAGAACCACACGTTCAATATCCGTGGCCTGTGGCTGCAAGTGTCCGAATGAGGTGTCAATAGGAGCCGACTGTCGTCTTCTGCTATTTCTTGTAGTGGTGGTATTCTTTTCTGCCATAACGCTACAAATTTACAAAAAAGTTTTCAACTCGGGCGTTTTATCATTCAAGTTTTTCTATCTTTGCACTACATAAAATTACATACGATATGATTACTTATCCCTGTTGCAAAATCAATCTCGGACTGAACGTAGTGAGCAAACGCGAAGACGGCTATCATAATCTGGAAACGGTGTTCTATCCCATCCCACTCTGTGATGTATTGGAAATCAAAGAAGTAGACAACGCATCGCATTCCCTGTGTACATTGCAGATGGAAGGAAACGAGTTGGACTGCAACGCACAGGACAATCTCATTGTGAAGGCCTACAACCTAATAGCCAAAGACTATAAACTGCCCTCTGTAAAGGTGTCGCTCGAAAAGCGAATACCGTCGCAAGCTGGACTGGGTGGTGGTTCGTCGGATGCCGCTTTTATGATAAAGTTGCTCAATGCGCAGTTCAATCTGAATATATCCATAGCTCAAATGGAGGACTATGCAGCCAGACTCGGCGCAGACTGCGCATTCTTTATTCAGGGAAAACAGACTTTTGCCACCGGCATCGGAAACATTTTCACACCACTGAATACGGACAAAGACCTTCTCAAAGGCTGTTACATAGCTATCGTGAAACCTGATATTCCCATCCCAACCTCCGAGGCTTTCAGAAACATCAAGCCTCAACACCCGGCTATTTCCTGCGAAAAGGCAATTCTCGAACCGATAGAGGACTGGAAGAATATGCTGAGCAACGACTTCGAGAACTCTATATTCGGGCTTCATCCTGAATTGCCTGCAATCAAGAACAAGTTATATGAACTGGGAGCGACATACGCACAGATGTCGGGAAGTGGAAGTTCGGTATTCGGAATATTCAAGAATGAACCTGAAAACTTGAAGCAATGCTTCGATGGAGCATTTACCTTCACAGCCAAACTCTAAGAAAAACAAAAACGGAGCAGCTTGTGCTGTTCCGTTTCTTTATGTTACCAAGATATCGAAGTTATCTTTCCGTTCTGTAAAGTTGCATTAATCGTTTTATTTACTTTCGGACTTGTACCGTCTTTCTTGCTATATGCTATAAAGCCATTAATCGAAATTTTCAATGCAGAACTGCCGTCCTCCTTTTTCTCTACCGTAACATTTGCCGATTCTTTGTTGAGATTCCAAATCGCCTGACTCACATCTGCCTTGTAGAGGTCGATACGGATATAGTCCATTACGTTTTTGGCTGTCGCGCCCGCTGCTCCTTTGAAGCTGAAAGTTTCTGCCACTTCTGCCTTAATCTTGTCTGCACTGCGGCTGTTGATACCCACGAGGAAATTCCGTACTGCCGAAACTGCCTTCGACTTGTCTTCAGAACTTGCCTCGGCAGGCAATGATGCCTCTGCCATATCCTTCAGTTTCTCTTCTGCTTCAGCCTTGTGCTTACCGTATTTCTGCTGCTCCACGAACAGGCAGTAATCAAGATACGACTTCTCCGTATCTTCGGCAGTAGCGTTTGCCCACGCAATCTCATCCATCTTGTCGAGGATTTCGTTCTTCTTATCCGAATCAGGATTCTTAGCCAAATATGCACGGTATGCCTCTATCGTGTTCTGAGCCTCGACCTTGGAGAGTTCGTCGTCTCCCTGCGTCAGGGTGGCAATGGCATTCTGCAAGGTTTCCTTCTGTTCAGCCGAAGCGTTCGGATGTTCCTTCAGGTATTTCAGAATCAGTTCAACGTCATTGCTCTTCAAAGCTACTGAATATTCGTCTGCCGCTTGGTCTGCCAGAAGCCCTTTATTATAGAAGAACAGGAAGATTACACCTATCAGCACTGCCAACAGCAATGATACCAGCAGCGCAATATGATTGTTCTTCTTTGTTTCTTCGCTTGTAGCGTCGCTTATTTCTGCATCGTCATCGACTTCGGCATCAACAAAAATCTCTTTTTCCTTTTCCGACTCAACAACTTCTTCCAACTCAACGGCTTGCAGAACTTCATCGTCTGTTTCCGAAACATCCGCCGCCACTTCAGCACCGTGCATCGCTGCCGCCTCAACTACCGTCGTATCAGCCTCAGCCAGAGAAGCATCTGCACTGGATTCATTATCCATTACGATTGCTTCGGCTGAAGATTCGTCAGCCTTTTCGGTATTCTCCAATCTGTCTTCTGCAAT
Coding sequences within it:
- a CDS encoding zinc ribbon domain-containing protein — translated: MIIKCPECGHQISDKAPLCPHCGVEIAGHLVKCSNCGETYLNVETSCPNCHYSELTGSENIAEDRLENTEKADESSAEAIVMDNESSADASLAEADTTVVEAAAMHGAEVAADVSETDDEVLQAVELEEVVESEKEKEIFVDAEVDDDAEISDATSEETKKNNHIALLVSLLLAVLIGVIFLFFYNKGLLADQAADEYSVALKSNDVELILKYLKEHPNASAEQKETLQNAIATLTQGDDELSKVEAQNTIEAYRAYLAKNPDSDKKNEILDKMDEIAWANATAEDTEKSYLDYCLFVEQQKYGKHKAEAEEKLKDMAEASLPAEASSEDKSKAVSAVRNFLVGINSRSADKIKAEVAETFSFKGAAGATAKNVMDYIRIDLYKADVSQAIWNLNKESANVTVEKKEDGSSALKISINGFIAYSKKDGTSPKVNKTINATLQNGKITSISW